The genome window AAAGGGTACCACCAGTTCTCGAAGCGTGATACGCCCCAAAGTACTTCGGGGGGTATTGTCAAGTGCCCTCGAATGTCTCGAAAATTCAGACGTTTTTATAAAATCGTTCGGAATTTTAGGATAAGAATCAGGGGAGATAAAAGGAAATGCAGTAAATTACCCCACCGAGAGCACCTTTCGAATCTTGTTCTTAATGTTGATGCTGACCTTTCCGGTAATCTCGACTTCCTTCCCGTCTTCGAGGACCGCATAAACCCTGGCATCCCTCTCAAAAGGCCTGAAAACCTTCAATATGACCGGCTTTTTCTTTCCGAGGTTTGCGACGATATAAATCCAGTACTTATCAACGTTTTTGGAGTCCGTCGCGAATTCATACTCCGCGGGCGTGACCTCTGCAGTAAGCAGAAGTGGCTTATGGCCCTTAACCTCAATGTACCTCTCTCCATTCGGCTCAACGACCTTGATGTCATAATGTTCCTTCAATGAGACGTCTTTGACTTCCCAGCCTCCACCGGGGCCATACTTCTTTTCCAACCTTTTCTTCTCAAGCTCCATGACGATCTCCATCGCCTTCCGTTCGCTCTTCAGGATATCCTCCAGGGGCACGAAGTTCCTCTCGGTTATGCGCTTGTATTCATCGGTGGGCGGTTCCACGTCTTTCTCCGAGAGCCCATAAACGTCGAGAATCCCGCTGGGAACATACTTTAGTATGTTGAACCTCTCCTCGCTGATGCCCTCGATCCTCAATACTTCATTTGTCTCAATTTTCGTGTTCTTGAAGAGGCGCCCCTTCTTCAGCTTACCCCTTGAAAATGCCCGCTCGTAATTTCTGTACTTTGTCCTGGGCCTGTAAAACCCGTCCCTTGCGAGCGTCCTGAGCTGGGAAGATATTAAATGCTCCTCCATGGTGGGTTCGGGCCGGCCAATAACAACGAACTCCTGCGAGAGTATCTCAATAAGGTGCTTCAACAGGTCAACGCCATAAAGGAACTCAAGCTTCCCACCGTTCCTCATTACGAGGACAGGATAACGATGGAACTCCCGGTTATTTTTCTCGTCAACTAACCTTACAAAATAGAGGTATTCAACGCCATCCCTGCCCTTAACACCAATCTTCATTGGCCTTAGGCTTGAGGGGCCTTCCTTAACGACACCATGAAGAATCGGGGAAATTTCGGGAATGTTCCTCTTCCCGAGAACCTCAGTGAGATAAGCCCTCAGCACTTCGAAGACCGCCTCCATGTCAAAGTCTCTCGGAGTGAGTATATGCTCAAGCTCCTCCTGAACCTGCTTTGCTGTGTCAGAGGGAATCATCTTTTCGATGTTCTGTCGGAGACTCTTCAGGGTATGTATTATGGCCCCCGCGTAACCTGTAAGTTCCCTCCTTATTGACGCAATCACAAGGTCGTACTCTGAAGGCTGTTCTCCCTTGGCACCCTCTTCGGAGGCTTCTTCCTTCCACAGTGCCTCGAAATCCCCAGAGAACATTTGTTTTCCGAAAACAGGTTTGCCAAGGCGCGGACCACTCCCAATGGCTTCAGTTATGTTCATAATCTTTTGGTAAAGGTTCTCCAGAACGTAGAGGTCTGTCTCTGCCGCCAGGAACAGGGTGTAAGCGGTTGTCTCCCTTGGCTGACTGAGCCTCCATATCCTCCCGACCCTCTGTTCGAGCTTTATCGGACTCCAGGGAGCCTCGTAATTTATGACAACACTGGCAATCTGAAGGTTCAAACCCTCGGAGGCAACGTCGGTTGAGATCAAAAGCTTTCCGTACCTCTCAAACCAGGCCATCTGTTCTTCCACTTCCCTGCTCGACATTCCCCCGTAAAGGAGGGAAATCTCACGGCCTTCCAACCTAACGCCGTGCTCGTCGACCAGAATCTTGGGAAGCTTTCGTTTTATGTACTCCAGCGTGTCCTTGAACTCCGTGAAGATTATCACCTTCTCCCCTTGCTTTATATGGTACGCGGCAATCTCCGCCACCATTTGGAGCTTACTGTCCCTCTCTTTGATTTGCTTTGCTAATTCAAGAAGTCCCCTGAATGACTCCACCTGTTTCCTGTCGAGCAGGGGGGAATACTCCTCGATTATCTTCTCAACAGCATCGTCA of Thermococcus celericrescens contains these proteins:
- a CDS encoding helicase-related protein, with amino-acid sequence MSEGIKGAILGDVLLHSPALFYTALTAPARRPITPFRHQFQPLYHAMISQPVRILIADEIGLGKTVQALAIARYLQLRGEAKRILVLVPKILREQWKQEIRRVGSFPTVIENGREVESKLRNTYGYTVVSIDLAKRSPHRERFLDIKWDLIIVDEVHNVTLGTQRYEFLKALVEKGGGDLNLIFLSATPHRGNSKDYLARIALLDPTLTDQYQKLDKPGFYSKTRDTLVMRRTKKVVNELEGREVFKKCYFGAVVVEISDAERAFFDKLDKALFEMIKGAGENSPEALLAVLVKKRASSSYEAAVKTISKIAESTNSEGSGKAEKVSKYIKSLFGLGYDEIELEDFNELDDAVEKIIEEYSPLLDRKQVESFRGLLELAKQIKERDSKLQMVAEIAAYHIKQGEKVIIFTEFKDTLEYIKRKLPKILVDEHGVRLEGREISLLYGGMSSREVEEQMAWFERYGKLLISTDVASEGLNLQIASVVINYEAPWSPIKLEQRVGRIWRLSQPRETTAYTLFLAAETDLYVLENLYQKIMNITEAIGSGPRLGKPVFGKQMFSGDFEALWKEEASEEGAKGEQPSEYDLVIASIRRELTGYAGAIIHTLKSLRQNIEKMIPSDTAKQVQEELEHILTPRDFDMEAVFEVLRAYLTEVLGKRNIPEISPILHGVVKEGPSSLRPMKIGVKGRDGVEYLYFVRLVDEKNNREFHRYPVLVMRNGGKLEFLYGVDLLKHLIEILSQEFVVIGRPEPTMEEHLISSQLRTLARDGFYRPRTKYRNYERAFSRGKLKKGRLFKNTKIETNEVLRIEGISEERFNILKYVPSGILDVYGLSEKDVEPPTDEYKRITERNFVPLEDILKSERKAMEIVMELEKKRLEKKYGPGGGWEVKDVSLKEHYDIKVVEPNGERYIEVKGHKPLLLTAEVTPAEYEFATDSKNVDKYWIYIVANLGKKKPVILKVFRPFERDARVYAVLEDGKEVEITGKVSINIKNKIRKVLSVG